Proteins encoded within one genomic window of Microbacterium sp. zg-B185:
- the rfbB gene encoding dTDP-glucose 4,6-dehydratase gives MGNLLVTGGAGFIGSNFVHHLVDHTDHHVTVLDKLTYAGNRASLAGLPEDRVQLVVGDITDAVLVDELFSRADAVVHYAAESHNDNSLHDPRPFLDTNIVGTYTLLEAARKHDTRLHHISTDEVYGDLELDDPDRFTETTPYNPSSPYSSTKAGSDLLVRAWVRSFGVRATISNCSNNYGPYQHVEKFIPRQITNVIRGIRPKLYGAGQNVRDWIHADDHSSAVLTILEKGSIGETYLIGADGERNNKDVIELILTLMGQPADAYDHVTDRAGHDLRYAIDSTKLRTELGWTPAYGDFEAGLAATIAWYRDNEPWWAATKDGVEAFYASKGQ, from the coding sequence ATGGGCAACCTGCTCGTGACCGGCGGTGCCGGGTTCATCGGATCCAATTTCGTGCACCACCTGGTCGATCACACCGATCATCACGTCACGGTGCTGGACAAGCTCACCTATGCCGGCAACCGCGCCTCGCTGGCCGGTCTTCCCGAGGACCGGGTGCAGCTGGTGGTCGGGGACATCACCGACGCAGTCCTGGTCGATGAGCTGTTCTCCCGCGCCGACGCGGTGGTGCACTATGCCGCGGAGTCCCACAACGACAACTCCCTGCACGACCCGCGCCCGTTCCTGGACACCAACATCGTGGGCACCTACACGCTGCTGGAAGCGGCCCGCAAACACGACACCCGGCTGCATCACATCTCCACCGACGAGGTCTACGGGGACCTGGAACTGGATGACCCGGACCGGTTCACCGAGACCACCCCGTACAACCCCTCCTCCCCGTACTCCTCCACCAAGGCCGGTTCGGACCTGCTGGTGCGCGCCTGGGTGCGCTCCTTCGGGGTGCGCGCCACGATCAGCAACTGCTCCAACAACTACGGCCCCTACCAGCACGTGGAGAAATTCATCCCCCGGCAGATCACCAACGTGATCCGCGGCATCCGCCCCAAGCTCTACGGCGCCGGACAGAACGTGCGGGACTGGATCCACGCCGATGACCACTCCTCCGCCGTGCTGACCATCCTCGAGAAGGGCAGCATCGGGGAGACCTACCTGATCGGCGCCGACGGGGAACGCAACAACAAGGACGTCATCGAACTGATCCTCACCCTGATGGGCCAGCCCGCCGACGCGTACGACCACGTCACCGACCGGGCCGGACACGACCTGCGCTACGCCATCGACTCCACCAAACTCCGCACCGAACTGGGCTGGACCCCCGCGTACGGGGACTTCGAGGCCGGACTGGCCGCCACCATCGCCTGGTACCGCGACAACGAACCCTGGTGGGCCGCCACCAAAGACGGCGTCGAAGCCTTTTACGCCAGCAAAGGCCAGTGA
- the rfbA gene encoding glucose-1-phosphate thymidylyltransferase RfbA has product MKGIILAGGSGTRLHPITLGISKQLIPVYDKPMVYYPLSTLMLAGIRDILIITTPHDAEQFERLLGDGSQFGVNLTFARQPSPDGLAQAFTIGADFIGTDKVALVLGDNLLYGPGLGTQLKRYSDVEGGAIFAYWVADPTAYGVVEFDAAGTAVSLEEKPARPKSSYAVPGLYFYDNDVIGIARNLAPSPRGEYEITDVNRAYLERGALQVEVLPRGTAWLDTGTFDQMTDAADYVRTMERRTGLRIGVPEEVAWRQGFLSDDQLRERAEKLVKSGYGSYLLEMLGRGH; this is encoded by the coding sequence GTGAAAGGCATCATTCTGGCGGGTGGTTCGGGGACGCGGTTGCATCCGATCACGTTGGGGATCTCCAAGCAGCTGATTCCGGTGTACGACAAGCCGATGGTGTACTACCCGCTGTCGACGTTGATGCTGGCCGGGATCCGAGACATCCTGATCATCACGACCCCGCATGATGCGGAGCAGTTCGAGCGGCTGCTCGGGGATGGGTCGCAGTTCGGGGTGAACCTGACGTTCGCGCGGCAGCCGTCCCCGGATGGGCTGGCGCAGGCGTTCACGATCGGCGCGGATTTCATCGGCACCGACAAGGTCGCCCTGGTCCTGGGCGACAACCTGCTGTACGGGCCGGGGCTGGGCACGCAGCTGAAGCGGTACTCGGATGTGGAGGGCGGGGCGATCTTCGCGTACTGGGTCGCCGACCCGACCGCGTACGGCGTCGTGGAATTCGACGCCGCCGGGACCGCGGTCTCGCTGGAGGAGAAGCCCGCCCGTCCCAAGAGCAGCTACGCCGTGCCGGGCCTGTACTTCTATGACAACGACGTCATCGGCATCGCCCGCAACCTTGCCCCCTCCCCGCGCGGGGAGTACGAGATCACTGACGTGAACCGCGCCTACCTGGAGCGCGGCGCGCTGCAGGTGGAGGTCCTGCCCCGCGGCACGGCGTGGCTGGACACCGGCACGTTCGATCAGATGACCGACGCGGCGGATTATGTGCGCACCATGGAGCGGCGCACCGGGCTGCGGATCGGGGTGCCCGAAGAGGTCGCCTGGCGGCAGGGGTTCCTCAGCGATGACCAGCTCCGGGAGCGTGCGGAGAAGCTGGTCAAATCCGGGTACGGCAGCTATCTGCTGGAGATGTTGGGGAGAGGCCACTGA
- a CDS encoding DUF6541 family protein has product MQWFEFIWAAVATLLLLGVIGLPLARIIGLRGFAAIAIAPAFAVTVVGLAAVVAPWIGLRWSVLPVLLVAIVLGGALFAVRYATRRWEPARAPRRPFDAWLLLAVVVAAALLTYRVAVIVGSPENISQTFDNIFHLNGIRFVLDTGNASSLWLGHMTNPDGGLAFYPAGWHALVALVVQISGVAIPVAVNGVTVVISAVLWPLGVLLLARTLFGRSHVLAVSTGVLAASLPVFPILLMDYGVLYPYQLGLALLPAALAATLKALGLVGGRRTAPGQLWWTVAVLGCLAGLALAHPGAIVAWLALTAPMAVAFAVRRLRSAKSTLMRWVVVVSFAVYLVIGAVLLDTLRPPLEARGWPPQMSMLDAVWDVLTISAWYHTPALLAAVAVAAGVVWAIIARSAPGLIALGMYVVVAILYLAVAALPLPALRDALTGGWYNNLPRVAALLPFVLVPLGAYGAACTWSWLGRRRRVNKLSRTLPRGLKGAVGIAATALAVLGLQVSSLSPVWVAEQWTGSVFIMGPDSPLLSSDEAELLSRLDEHVPAGVAVAGSPWTGASLAYALADRPVLMPHTLMEISAELRAVNEGLSSATPDGATCRAIDDLGVGFVLDFPGPEVHPGEHVFPGLQDLADSGAVRLVDHEGDARLYAVTGCGF; this is encoded by the coding sequence GTGCAGTGGTTCGAATTCATCTGGGCGGCAGTGGCCACCCTTCTTCTTCTGGGTGTCATCGGACTTCCGCTCGCCAGGATCATCGGTCTGCGCGGATTCGCCGCCATTGCGATCGCGCCGGCGTTCGCGGTCACCGTGGTCGGCCTCGCCGCCGTGGTCGCCCCCTGGATCGGCCTACGTTGGTCCGTGCTGCCCGTGCTGCTCGTGGCCATCGTTCTCGGGGGAGCGCTCTTCGCGGTCCGTTATGCGACGCGTCGCTGGGAACCCGCGCGCGCACCGCGGCGCCCCTTCGACGCCTGGCTGCTCCTGGCCGTAGTCGTTGCAGCAGCCCTGCTCACGTACCGAGTCGCGGTGATCGTGGGCAGCCCCGAGAACATCTCGCAGACATTCGACAACATCTTCCATCTCAATGGAATCCGTTTCGTGCTGGACACGGGCAACGCATCCTCGCTGTGGTTGGGGCACATGACCAACCCCGACGGTGGATTGGCGTTCTACCCCGCAGGGTGGCACGCGCTCGTCGCGCTGGTCGTCCAGATCTCCGGCGTGGCAATCCCGGTTGCGGTGAACGGGGTGACCGTGGTCATCTCAGCCGTCCTGTGGCCCCTCGGTGTCCTGCTGCTCGCGCGCACGCTCTTCGGTCGCTCCCACGTCCTTGCCGTGTCCACCGGCGTGCTCGCTGCCTCACTCCCGGTGTTCCCGATCCTGTTGATGGACTACGGAGTGCTGTATCCCTACCAACTGGGGCTCGCGCTGCTTCCGGCCGCCCTCGCCGCGACTCTGAAAGCGCTCGGCCTGGTCGGCGGCAGACGGACAGCGCCCGGACAGTTGTGGTGGACCGTGGCAGTTCTCGGCTGTCTCGCCGGCCTGGCGCTCGCGCACCCGGGCGCCATCGTCGCGTGGCTTGCGCTGACCGCTCCCATGGCCGTGGCATTCGCAGTGCGCAGACTCCGCAGCGCGAAAAGCACGCTGATGCGCTGGGTCGTGGTCGTCTCGTTCGCGGTCTACCTCGTTATCGGCGCCGTGCTTCTGGACACGCTCAGACCCCCGCTGGAGGCGCGGGGGTGGCCGCCGCAGATGAGCATGCTCGACGCCGTGTGGGACGTGCTGACGATATCCGCGTGGTACCACACGCCCGCCCTGCTTGCGGCTGTGGCGGTCGCAGCCGGCGTCGTCTGGGCGATCATCGCGCGCTCGGCCCCGGGACTGATCGCGCTCGGGATGTACGTGGTCGTCGCAATCCTCTACCTGGCGGTTGCGGCACTGCCGCTGCCTGCGCTGCGTGACGCACTCACGGGCGGCTGGTACAACAACTTGCCCCGTGTCGCGGCCCTTCTGCCGTTCGTGCTGGTGCCCCTCGGTGCCTACGGCGCCGCCTGCACGTGGAGCTGGCTGGGGCGGCGCAGACGGGTGAACAAGCTGTCACGCACACTGCCCCGCGGGCTCAAGGGCGCCGTCGGGATCGCAGCGACCGCGCTGGCCGTACTCGGACTCCAGGTTTCATCGCTGTCCCCCGTGTGGGTCGCGGAACAGTGGACGGGGAGTGTGTTCATCATGGGCCCGGATTCCCCTCTCCTCAGCTCGGACGAAGCGGAGCTTCTCTCGCGGCTCGATGAGCATGTCCCCGCGGGGGTTGCGGTCGCAGGCAGCCCATGGACGGGGGCGTCATTGGCCTACGCGCTCGCGGACCGTCCAGTGCTGATGCCTCACACACTCATGGAGATCAGCGCCGAGCTCCGCGCCGTGAACGAGGGGCTGTCCAGCGCGACACCCGATGGCGCCACGTGCCGTGCGATCGATGACCTCGGCGTCGGCTTCGTCCTGGACTTTCCTGGCCCTGAGGTTCACCCCGGCGAGCACGTGTTTCCGGGCTTGCAGGATCTTGCGGATTCGGGTGCGGTGCGACTGGTTGACCATGAAGGCGATGCGCGCCTGTATGCGGTTACCGGCTGTGGATTCTGA
- a CDS encoding glycosyltransferase family 2 protein, with amino-acid sequence MTESPDRVLIIVPAWNEARNVGHTVREIRAASPQYDVAVVDDGSTDDTAELARAAGATVISMPFNLGVGGAMRTGFTYAQRHGYQRAIQVDADGQHNPADIGRVLAGLEVADISIGARFADVGDYQVRGPRRWAMIFLAKVLSRVARTRLTDATSGFRAAGPRAIAQYVRYYPAEYFGDTLDSLVAACHAGLTVTQVPVAMRPRMHGTSTQGTIGATMYLLRAVFALSLAVMRRARPARPAALQETPA; translated from the coding sequence ATGACCGAATCGCCCGATCGCGTGCTGATCATCGTGCCTGCCTGGAACGAAGCCCGGAACGTCGGCCACACGGTGCGCGAGATCCGCGCGGCGAGCCCGCAGTACGATGTCGCGGTCGTGGACGACGGATCGACCGACGACACCGCCGAGCTCGCGCGCGCGGCCGGAGCCACCGTCATCTCGATGCCGTTCAACCTGGGTGTGGGGGGCGCGATGCGCACGGGCTTCACATACGCCCAGCGGCATGGCTACCAGCGGGCCATCCAGGTGGATGCCGACGGCCAGCACAATCCTGCGGACATCGGCAGGGTGCTTGCCGGCCTCGAGGTCGCTGACATCTCCATCGGGGCCCGCTTCGCGGACGTGGGCGACTACCAGGTGCGCGGACCACGACGATGGGCCATGATCTTCCTCGCCAAGGTGCTCTCCCGCGTGGCGCGGACACGGCTCACGGACGCGACCAGCGGGTTCCGGGCGGCCGGGCCGCGCGCGATCGCGCAGTACGTGCGCTACTACCCGGCCGAATACTTCGGGGACACCCTGGACTCGCTGGTCGCGGCCTGCCACGCGGGACTGACCGTCACCCAGGTTCCGGTGGCGATGCGACCACGCATGCACGGGACCTCCACGCAGGGCACGATCGGAGCCACGATGTACCTTCTGCGCGCCGTCTTCGCCCTGAGCCTCGCGGTGATGCGCCGAGCGCGGCCGGCGCGGCCCGCGGCGCTGCAGGAGACGCCGGCATGA
- a CDS encoding DUF2304 domain-containing protein — translation MIVVFSIALALLILVIVVWMLLARKLREKYAVMWLIIGLAVLVLGVFPQLLLRLTETLGVQVPANLLFSLAIVLLLGVTLHLSWELSQAEDEIRRVAEEAAIARTEIAALHDRVADLERTAHRPGPGGTGA, via the coding sequence ATGATCGTCGTCTTCAGCATCGCGCTGGCTCTGCTGATCCTGGTGATCGTGGTGTGGATGCTTCTCGCACGCAAACTGCGCGAGAAGTACGCCGTGATGTGGCTGATCATCGGCCTCGCGGTCCTGGTTCTGGGCGTGTTCCCTCAGTTGCTGCTCCGGCTCACCGAGACTCTCGGCGTCCAGGTTCCCGCCAACCTCCTGTTCTCGCTCGCGATCGTGCTGCTGCTGGGTGTGACGCTGCACCTGTCGTGGGAGCTGTCCCAGGCGGAGGACGAGATCCGGCGGGTAGCGGAGGAGGCAGCCATCGCGCGAACGGAGATCGCCGCGCTGCACGATCGTGTGGCGGATCTGGAGCGGACCGCCCACCGTCCCGGTCCGGGCGGAACCGGCGCGTGA
- a CDS encoding glycosyltransferase, with amino-acid sequence MTADGVWAVVTSYRPEAGLLRALTALSDQVDQIVVVDDGSGPEAAPVLEAAQSAGSRVVRLRDNSGIAVALNAGIRAALDQGARAVVTFDQDSVVQAGFVRALLTARDAVRRTGRRHGPVVPEYFADVRQVHSVEHDGTLVARHAIQSGMLLDRELLETVGLMREDLFIDLVDTEFELRCAAAGLPTIAAPGLTLAHALGRQYERRMLGRIVRLPGIPPVVTLSNPFRYYYRVRNRLVVNREFWRAQFGWVARDTLLEALHYGNALLLARPRRALWRLYLSAARDARRRRMGRMPSGLAELASTISWAAPPAE; translated from the coding sequence GTGACCGCAGACGGAGTGTGGGCGGTCGTCACGTCGTATCGCCCCGAGGCCGGACTGCTGCGCGCCCTCACTGCGCTGAGCGACCAGGTCGACCAGATCGTCGTCGTCGACGACGGCAGCGGTCCGGAAGCGGCGCCGGTTCTGGAAGCGGCGCAGAGCGCGGGCAGCCGAGTCGTCCGGCTCCGTGACAACAGCGGCATCGCCGTCGCGCTGAACGCCGGCATCCGCGCCGCGCTGGACCAGGGCGCGCGAGCCGTCGTGACGTTCGATCAGGACTCCGTCGTGCAGGCCGGCTTTGTCCGCGCCCTGCTGACAGCGCGGGATGCTGTTCGCCGGACCGGGCGGAGGCATGGCCCGGTGGTCCCCGAGTACTTCGCCGACGTGCGCCAAGTGCACTCCGTCGAACACGACGGCACTCTGGTGGCCCGGCACGCCATCCAGTCCGGCATGCTGCTGGATCGAGAATTGCTCGAGACGGTCGGCCTCATGCGGGAGGACCTGTTCATCGATCTGGTGGACACGGAATTCGAGCTGCGGTGCGCAGCAGCAGGCCTTCCCACGATCGCCGCTCCGGGTCTCACGCTCGCGCACGCCCTGGGTCGTCAGTACGAGCGACGGATGCTCGGTCGCATCGTCCGGCTTCCCGGGATTCCGCCTGTCGTGACGCTGAGCAATCCGTTCCGGTACTACTACCGGGTGCGGAACCGCCTCGTCGTCAACCGCGAGTTCTGGCGCGCGCAGTTCGGCTGGGTGGCTCGGGACACGCTGCTGGAAGCGCTTCACTACGGCAACGCACTGCTGCTGGCACGGCCCCGCCGCGCGCTGTGGCGACTGTACCTCTCCGCTGCGCGCGACGCCCGCCGACGGCGGATGGGGCGGATGCCGAGTGGTCTTGCCGAGCTGGCGTCGACGATCAGCTGGGCTGCTCCGCCGGCGGAGTGA